The Oncorhynchus tshawytscha isolate Ot180627B linkage group LG20, Otsh_v2.0, whole genome shotgun sequence genome has a window encoding:
- the LOC112219846 gene encoding prolactin-releasing peptide receptor-like: MDGSGSGWTGGLLPSVSEKTTEGHSVFEMAVQNDSANHSSLFADVALLQSFKLLIIPCYSLVVVVGVLGNYLLLYVICRTRKMHNVTNFFIGNLAFSDMLMCVTCVPLTLAYAFNPRGWVFGRFMCYLVFLIQPVTVYVSVFTLTAIAVDRYYATVHPLKKRTSVSTCAYVLSGIWLLSCGLVAPAVAHTYHVEFREEGLTICEEFWLGQEKERLAYAYSTLLVTYVLPLSAVCTSYLCISFKLRNCVAPGHRSRDQAEAQRARKRKIFRLVALVVAAFGVCWLPIHVFNVLRDIDIRLINKRHFLLIQLLCHLCAMSSSCCNPFLYAWLHDRFRAELRKMFTCHHRIGIPTNHCAMASVVL, encoded by the exons ATGGACGGCAGTGGCAGTGGCTGGACTGGAGGTCTGCTGCCCTCTGTTAGCGAGAAGACAACAGAGGGGCACTCGGTCTTTGAGATGGCTGTTCAGAATGACTCGGCCAACCACAGCTCCCTGTTTGCAGACGTGGCTCTGCTGCAGAGCTTCAAGCTGCTCATCATCCCCTGCTActccctggtggtggtggtgggtgtgttgGGGAACTACCTGTTGCTCTACGTCATCTGCCGCACTCGCAAGATGCACAATGTCACCAACTTCTTCATAGGGAACCTGGCCTTCTCAGATATGCTGATGTGTGTGACCTGTGTACCCTTAACCCTGGCCTATGCATTCAACCCTCGTGGCTGGGTGTTTGGGAGGTTCATGTGCTACCTGGTGTTCCTGATCCAGCCGGTTACCgtctatgtgtctgtcttcacCCTCACCGCCATCGCTGTTGACAG GTACTACGCCACTGTGCATCCTCTGAAGAAGCGTACCTCTGTGTCCACCTGTGCTTACGTCCTATCAGGGATCTGGCTGCTGTCCTGTGGCCTGGTGGCTCCGGCCGTAGCCCACACGTACCACGTGGAGTTCAGAGAGGAGGGCCTCACTATCTGTGAGGAGTTCTGGCTgggacaggagaaggagaggctaGCCTATGCCTACAGCACCCTGCTGGTTACCTACGTCCTGCCACTCTCCGCTGTCTGCACCTCCTATCTCTGCATCTCTTTCAAGCTGAGGAACTGCGTGGCGCCGGGACATCGGTCCCGAGACCAGGCAGAGGCACAGCGAGCCCGAAAGCGAAAGATCTTCCGTCTGGTGGCGTTAGTGGTGGCAGCCTTCGGGGTGTGCTGGCTGCCCATCCATGTGTTCAACGTGCTGCGCGACATCGATATCCGCCTAATCAACAAGCGCCACTTCCTGCTCATTCAGCTGCTGTGCCACCTGTGTGCCATGAGCTCCTCCTGCTGTAACCCCTTCTTGTATGCCTGGCTGCACGACCGCTTTCGTGCTGAGCTGCGCAAGATGTTCACCTGTCACCACCGCATCGGCATCCCCACCAACCACTGTGCTATGGCCAGTGTGGTCCTCTGA
- the brf2 gene encoding transcription factor IIIB 50 kDa subunit → MATVGLKCPECGSLDIVDDEHYSQPQLVCADCGAVVSEGLLTTTRSEETQGTDVRYSNSTEVDKKPCRNLINGIHRVRALCRILRLTFLMEETAETHFKQAYEHPNFIRVSLQKKEVLAGCCVLATCRQHSWPIAMGTICCLLEANPRLIGVVYQEMVKTLKIEAPPTSIINLLETHCQAYKLSPQHVHEELSESSKDLTKRAAVLLELAADAWLVTGRQPIPILTASIFLAWQSLKPTQTRLKYTLARFCQMAKVTKSSIAPKRVTELKEVLCKLGQELPWLRGDEVTPQTVIQMVDDILNHRLTLLRRALSSHEEALASESVLPPSLEDSIPGSHTNTTCLEGAVSSQTPGQTPKDPFVGEPDTVSVQQQGDVDLTCTVVMEGLPHTGPGTDSQHSQPSVPNSGKRSLFEPPSVRYAKIRRVLVPVVEVTGDEEISDSEIDSYIRTPQEIRDYVEAKEALASSDDEF, encoded by the exons ATGGCTACTGTCGGTCTGAAGTGTCCGGAGTGTGGCTCGCTCGACATAGTGGACGACGAACATTATTCACAGCCACAACTTGTATGTGCAGATTGTGGCGCTGTGGTATCCGAAGGTCTACTCACCACTACCCGAAGTGAAGAGACACAGGGCAcag ATGTAAGATACAGTAATAGCACAGAAGTGGACAAGAAGCCATGCCGGAATCTAATCAATG GCATACACCGGGTGCGTGCTCTCTGTCGTATtctcagactcactttcctcaTGGAGGAGACTGCAGAGACCCATTTTAAGCAGGCCTATGAGCACCCTAACTTCATCAGGGTTAGTCTGCAGAAGAAAGAGGTTCTGGCAGGATGCTGTGTGCTGGCGACCTGcaggcagcacagctggcccatCGCCATGGGAACCATTTGTTGTCTCCTGGAGGCGAACCCCAGGCTGATAGGCGTGGTCTACCAGGAGATGGTGAAGACTCTGAAGATAGAGGCTCCCCCCACCAGTATCATTAACCTACTGGAGACACACTGTCAGGC aTACAAACTAAGTCCTCAACATGTCCATGAAGAGTTGTCGGAGTCCTCCAAGGATTTGACAAAGCGAGCTGCTGTCCTGTTGGAGCTGGCTGCAGATGCCTGGCTAGTGACTGGCCGCCAGCCCATCCCCATCCTCACAGCCTCCATCTTCCTGGCTTGGCAGTCCCTGAAACCCACACAGACCCGGCTCAAATACACACTGGCCAGGTTTTGCCAGATGGCTAAGGTGACCAAGTCCTCCATAGCTCCGAAGCGGGTGACCGAGCTGAAGGAGGTGCTGTGTAAGCTGGGCCAGGAGCTGCCCTGGCTGAGGGGGGATGAGGTGACACCCCAGACCGTGATACAGATGGTGGATGACATCCTGAACCATCGACTCACCCTACTGAGGAGGGCCCTGAGCAGTCACGAGGAAGCCCTGGCCTCTGAATCAGTACTCCCACCAAGTTTAGAGGACTCCATACCTGGATCCCACACCAACACGACCTGCCTGGAGGGTGCAGTCTCATCCCAGACCCCAGGGCAGACCCCTAAAGACCCCTTTGTGGGGGAGCCAGACACCGTGAGCGTCCAGCAACAAGGAGATGTTGACCTGACATGCACTGTTGTAATGGAGGGGTTGCCACATACGGGGCCTGGCACAGACTCTCAGCACAGCCAGCCCTCAGTACCAAACTCCGGTAAGAGGAGTTTGTTTGAACCCCCTTCTGTGAGGTACGCTAAGATAAGGAGGGTGCTGGTCCCAGTGGTGGAGGTGACTGGTGATGAGGAGATCTCAGACAGTGAGATTGACAGTTACATCCGTACTCCTCAGGAGATCAGAGACTATGTTGAGGCTAAAGAGGCATTAGCTTCCTCTGATGATGAGTTCTGA